In Curtobacterium sp. MCPF17_002, one genomic interval encodes:
- a CDS encoding GNAT family protein: MEIAPAPTLTGDRVTLEPLGSEHADDLRAAVADGDLWRTWYTSIPSPAQIDGDIERRLAEHAAGRMVPFAVRDRPTGRVVGATTFMNLDTANRRVEIGSTFLARSAQRSGINTESKLLMLSHAFDVWQCIAVEFRTHWHNLQSRTAIAALGAKQDGVLRNHAIGRDGTLRDTVVFSVIASEWPAVRLSLTERLRRHDRADGARRRSARHA; the protein is encoded by the coding sequence ATGGAGATCGCCCCCGCACCCACCCTGACCGGCGACCGCGTGACACTCGAGCCCCTCGGGTCGGAGCACGCGGACGACCTCCGGGCGGCGGTCGCGGACGGCGACCTGTGGCGCACCTGGTACACCTCGATCCCCTCCCCGGCGCAGATCGACGGCGACATCGAGCGACGCCTGGCCGAGCACGCCGCGGGCCGGATGGTGCCCTTCGCGGTGCGCGATCGGCCGACCGGCCGCGTGGTGGGGGCGACGACGTTCATGAACCTCGACACCGCGAACCGCCGGGTCGAGATCGGCAGCACGTTCCTCGCACGGTCGGCGCAGCGCTCGGGCATCAACACCGAGTCGAAGCTGCTCATGCTCTCGCACGCGTTCGACGTGTGGCAGTGCATCGCGGTCGAGTTCCGGACGCACTGGCACAACCTGCAGTCACGGACGGCGATCGCGGCACTCGGGGCGAAGCAGGACGGCGTCCTCCGGAACCACGCGATCGGTCGCGACGGCACGCTGCGGGACACCGTGGTGTTCTCCGTCATCGCGTCGGAGTGGCCCGCCGTCCGGTTGTCGCTGACCGAGCGTCTCCGCCGGCACGACCGGGCCGACGGCGCGCGGCGCCGCTCCGCCCGGCACGCCTAG
- a CDS encoding IS481 family transposase translates to MSHANAALTPRARLRLARLIVEDGWPIRHAAVFFHVSWPTAKRWADRYAAMGEAGMQDRSSRPHRSPNRTQQALVKQIVGLRWRKRLGPVAIGGRLGMPASTVHAVLTRCRVNRLHHIDVRTGEQVRRYEHEYPGSMIHVDVKKLGNIPDGGGWRFVGRAQGGKNRAATPGTGRSKYRGVLVGTAFVHTVIDDHSRVAYAEIHEDEKAVTAIGVLRRAVSWFAARGVRVERVLSDNGSAYKSHAWRDACTELGITPKKTRPYRPQTNGKIERFHRTLADGWAFSRHYPTEAARRNALPGWLHHYNHHRPHTAIGNRSPITRLTNVPGQYT, encoded by the coding sequence ATGTCCCACGCTAACGCTGCGCTGACACCGCGCGCGCGTCTCCGGCTCGCGCGCCTCATCGTCGAGGATGGCTGGCCCATCCGACACGCAGCCGTGTTCTTCCACGTGTCCTGGCCGACGGCGAAGCGGTGGGCCGATCGGTACGCGGCAATGGGCGAGGCCGGCATGCAGGACCGGTCCTCTCGACCACACCGATCGCCGAACCGCACCCAACAAGCGCTCGTGAAACAGATCGTCGGACTCCGCTGGCGCAAACGGCTGGGGCCTGTCGCTATCGGCGGACGCCTGGGCATGCCGGCGTCCACGGTGCATGCCGTGCTGACACGGTGCCGGGTCAACCGGCTGCACCACATCGACGTCCGGACCGGGGAGCAGGTGCGCCGATACGAGCACGAGTATCCCGGCTCGATGATCCACGTCGACGTGAAGAAGCTCGGCAACATCCCTGACGGCGGCGGATGGCGCTTCGTCGGCCGAGCCCAGGGCGGGAAGAACCGAGCAGCGACTCCAGGGACAGGCCGCAGCAAGTACCGCGGAGTCCTCGTCGGAACTGCGTTCGTGCACACCGTCATCGACGACCACTCCCGCGTCGCCTACGCCGAGATCCACGAAGACGAGAAAGCGGTCACCGCGATCGGGGTGCTCCGCCGCGCGGTGTCGTGGTTCGCAGCTCGCGGCGTCCGAGTCGAACGCGTTCTCTCCGACAACGGGTCGGCTTACAAATCCCACGCCTGGCGTGATGCTTGCACCGAGCTCGGGATCACTCCGAAAAAGACCCGCCCATACCGGCCACAAACGAACGGCAAGATCGAGCGATTCCACCGCACACTCGCCGACGGATGGGCATTCTCACGCCACTACCCGACCGAAGCTGCACGCAGGAACGCGCTCCCGGGATGGCTGCATCACTACAATCACCACCGGCCCCACACCGCCATCGGGAACCGGTCACCCATCACACGATTGACCAACGTCCCTGGGCAGTACACCTAG
- a CDS encoding carbonic anhydrase family protein has product MFSSPRIAPRRATASLLVVPAALLVLAGCATAPASDTDSGARADRAHGDDPGSSWAYSGAEGPEHWGGLSDAFGTCSSGSEQSPVDLPAARHGSALDLTAGGPVTGQTADNGHTVQFTAEDGAETRIGGDALQLVQMHFHAGSEHTVDGEAAAAEFHFVHADAEGGLTVVGVLADRGGHNTAYDSYIAGATATADAARKSTVDVGAMLPESRSYSTYAGSLTTPPCSEGVRWIVLEDRVELGSDQLADLEAAHDHNARPVQPLGERTVTNDLR; this is encoded by the coding sequence ATGTTCAGCTCCCCACGCATCGCACCCCGCCGCGCCACCGCATCGCTCCTCGTCGTCCCCGCGGCGCTCCTCGTCCTCGCCGGCTGCGCCACCGCCCCGGCTTCCGACACCGACTCCGGCGCTCGCGCCGACCGTGCGCACGGCGATGACCCCGGGTCGTCGTGGGCGTACTCGGGCGCCGAGGGCCCCGAGCACTGGGGTGGGCTGTCGGACGCGTTCGGCACCTGCTCGTCCGGCTCGGAACAGTCCCCGGTGGACCTCCCGGCCGCGCGGCACGGATCCGCGCTCGACCTCACCGCGGGCGGACCCGTGACGGGGCAGACCGCCGACAACGGGCACACCGTCCAGTTCACCGCCGAGGACGGCGCCGAGACCCGCATCGGCGGCGACGCCCTGCAGCTCGTGCAGATGCACTTCCACGCCGGTTCGGAGCACACCGTCGACGGCGAGGCCGCCGCTGCGGAGTTCCACTTCGTCCACGCCGACGCGGAGGGCGGGCTCACCGTCGTCGGGGTCCTCGCCGACCGAGGCGGGCACAACACCGCGTACGACAGCTACATCGCCGGTGCCACCGCCACCGCCGACGCGGCGCGCAAGAGCACCGTCGACGTCGGGGCGATGCTGCCCGAGAGCCGTTCGTACTCGACGTACGCGGGCTCCCTCACGACGCCGCCGTGCAGCGAGGGCGTGCGCTGGATCGTGCTCGAGGACCGGGTCGAGCTGGGCAGCGACCAGCTCGCGGACCTCGAGGCCGCCCACGACCACAACGCCCGTCCGGTCCAGCCGCTCGGTGAGCGCACGGTGACGAACGACCTGCGCTGA
- a CDS encoding DUF1684 domain-containing protein, with protein sequence MTFDLYRRVRATNDPETAHVMWRETRDAMFGEHPASPLLDEDARDFESLPVPDYDPAWRFLAHIEPAEAVAMDVETGTDGIVHFDRLGVVTLPGVGSLDVWSHGGYAGGVFIPVKDASAGKARGTYGGGRYLVDTIKGADLGGDDGEIVLDFNFAYNPSCAYDPAWACPLAPPGNTVAVPIPVGEQYDF encoded by the coding sequence ATGACGTTCGACCTGTACCGCCGTGTGCGGGCCACCAACGATCCCGAGACCGCACACGTGATGTGGCGGGAGACCCGCGACGCGATGTTCGGTGAGCACCCGGCGAGTCCGCTCCTCGACGAGGACGCACGCGACTTCGAATCGCTCCCCGTGCCGGACTACGACCCGGCCTGGCGGTTCCTGGCACACATCGAGCCGGCCGAGGCGGTCGCGATGGACGTCGAGACCGGCACCGACGGCATCGTGCACTTCGACCGGCTCGGGGTCGTCACCCTGCCCGGTGTCGGATCGCTCGACGTGTGGTCGCACGGCGGCTACGCCGGCGGTGTCTTCATCCCGGTGAAGGACGCCAGCGCCGGCAAGGCCCGCGGTACCTACGGCGGTGGACGCTACCTGGTCGACACGATCAAGGGCGCCGACCTCGGTGGGGACGACGGCGAGATCGTCCTCGACTTCAACTTCGCCTACAACCCCTCGTGCGCGTACGACCCGGCGTGGGCGTGCCCGCTCGCGCCCCCCGGCAACACCGTCGCCGTGCCGATCCCCGTCGGCGAGCAGTACGACTTCTAG
- a CDS encoding GntR family transcriptional regulator has product MTSTSLVAIDTGGRIPPFEQVRSQIAAQITAGYLVDGERLPSVRGLADELGLAAGTVAKAYQLLEESGLVHTARGAGTRVIRPAEVPEPVADAARALAAAARAAGLSADQAAAALRDAWPA; this is encoded by the coding sequence ATGACATCGACGAGCCTCGTGGCGATCGACACCGGAGGACGGATCCCGCCGTTCGAGCAGGTGCGGTCGCAGATCGCCGCGCAGATCACGGCCGGGTACCTCGTGGACGGGGAGCGGCTGCCGAGTGTCCGTGGGCTCGCCGACGAACTCGGGCTGGCCGCGGGGACGGTCGCGAAGGCCTACCAGCTGCTCGAGGAGTCCGGGCTCGTGCACACGGCGCGGGGTGCCGGCACGCGGGTGATCCGTCCAGCCGAGGTCCCCGAGCCGGTGGCCGACGCGGCTCGTGCCCTGGCGGCGGCTGCCCGCGCAGCGGGACTGTCGGCCGACCAGGCCGCCGCGGCGCTCCGGGACGCCTGGCCCGCCTGA
- a CDS encoding endo alpha-1,4 polygalactosaminidase, whose translation MRDRTLLLTIATVAAAVIGLSGCAAGAPSSSSSSSSSSDAAYANLPTSGIPDYQLGGGYTPPSGVTIVERDSTDRPAAGKYGICYVNGFQTQPEDADAWLDDHPSAVLRDSDGDPVSDPGWPDEMLLDTRTAATRAEVVGVLTKSIARCADRGFDAVEFDNLDSWTRSHGVLTRAGNLALAASLVRVGHEHGLAVGQKNTPQLGASGRKTTGFDFVVAEECVHYQECAAYTKAYGEHVIDVEYSDNTDRSWSSVCADDDRPAMTILRDRDLVTPSHDDYVFEHC comes from the coding sequence GTGCGAGACCGGACCCTGCTGCTGACCATCGCGACCGTCGCGGCGGCGGTGATCGGGCTGAGTGGCTGCGCCGCCGGGGCCCCGTCGTCGTCTTCTTCTTCGTCCTCGTCGTCGGACGCCGCGTACGCGAACCTGCCGACGTCCGGCATCCCGGACTACCAGCTCGGCGGCGGCTACACCCCGCCGTCCGGCGTGACGATCGTCGAGCGGGACAGCACCGACCGTCCGGCCGCCGGGAAGTACGGCATCTGCTACGTCAACGGGTTCCAGACGCAGCCCGAGGACGCCGACGCGTGGCTCGACGACCACCCCTCCGCGGTGTTGCGGGACAGCGACGGCGATCCGGTCTCGGACCCGGGGTGGCCGGACGAGATGCTCCTCGACACCCGGACGGCGGCGACGCGTGCCGAGGTCGTCGGGGTGCTCACGAAGTCGATCGCACGGTGCGCGGACCGGGGGTTCGACGCGGTGGAGTTCGACAACCTCGACTCGTGGACCCGCTCCCACGGGGTGCTCACGCGTGCGGGCAACCTCGCACTCGCGGCGTCGCTCGTGCGGGTCGGGCACGAGCACGGGCTCGCCGTCGGGCAGAAGAACACCCCGCAGCTCGGGGCGTCAGGCCGGAAGACCACGGGGTTCGACTTCGTCGTCGCCGAGGAGTGCGTGCACTACCAGGAGTGCGCGGCGTACACGAAGGCGTACGGCGAGCACGTCATCGACGTCGAGTACTCGGACAACACCGACCGGTCGTGGTCGTCCGTGTGCGCCGACGACGACCGTCCGGCGATGACGATCCTGCGCGATCGCGACCTCGTGACGCCGTCGCACGACGACTACGTGTTCGAGCACTGCTGA
- a CDS encoding DEAD/DEAH box helicase, translating to MTDTNSDIRFSDLGVPAPMVDVLVSQGKENAFPIQADTLPDSLKGKDVLGRGRTGSGKTIAFAIPLAARLAANPRARRAGRPRALVLAPTRELATQIDATLAPLAKAMGLTTTTIFGGVSQGRQVDALRGGVDVVVACPGRLADLMQQGHVKLDGIEVTVLDEADHMADMGFLPGVTKIMQATPEQGQRMLFSATLDNGVDKLVKKFLHNPVMHSVDEANSPVEAMTHHLFEVADADAKKHLVSTLASGNGRRILFMRTKHHAKRLAKQLSSQGIPAVDLQGNLSQGARERNLAKFSSGEALVLVATDVAARGVHVDNVELVVHVDPPTEHKAYLHRSGRTARAGSSGDVVTVTMPAERRDVAQMMRAAAIKVTPQQVTASSLAVTTLVGEVAPVRHVAPEQPAQQQRQPRQRTDESDNAGGGRRRGRGGRSGGAAQPARTGSATGSSGAGRRGGRAAEAGVGASAGSAGGRSGGSAGGRSAGSAGGGQRRAGGSRRASTDTVRGGSAPVWSSEGGYAAGRGAESESGAGRRGGSRRASRPAGSAR from the coding sequence ATGACCGACACGAACTCCGACATCCGCTTCTCCGACCTCGGCGTCCCCGCGCCGATGGTCGACGTCCTGGTCTCCCAGGGCAAGGAGAACGCCTTCCCGATCCAGGCCGACACGCTCCCCGACTCCCTCAAGGGCAAGGACGTGCTCGGTCGTGGCCGCACCGGCTCCGGCAAGACGATCGCCTTCGCGATCCCGCTCGCCGCTCGCCTCGCCGCCAACCCCCGTGCGCGTCGCGCCGGCCGCCCCCGTGCGCTGGTGCTCGCCCCGACCCGTGAGCTCGCGACGCAGATCGACGCGACGCTCGCCCCCCTCGCCAAGGCGATGGGCCTCACCACGACGACGATCTTCGGTGGCGTCTCGCAGGGCCGTCAGGTCGACGCGCTCCGCGGCGGCGTCGACGTGGTCGTCGCCTGCCCGGGTCGCCTCGCCGACCTCATGCAGCAGGGCCACGTGAAGCTCGACGGCATCGAGGTCACCGTCCTCGACGAGGCCGACCACATGGCCGACATGGGCTTCCTGCCCGGTGTGACGAAGATCATGCAGGCGACGCCCGAGCAGGGGCAACGCATGCTGTTCTCCGCCACGCTCGACAACGGCGTGGACAAGCTCGTCAAGAAGTTCCTGCACAACCCGGTGATGCACTCCGTCGACGAAGCGAACAGCCCCGTCGAGGCGATGACCCACCACCTGTTCGAGGTCGCCGACGCCGACGCGAAGAAGCACCTCGTGAGCACCCTCGCCTCGGGCAACGGTCGCCGCATCCTCTTCATGCGCACGAAGCACCACGCCAAGCGCCTCGCCAAGCAGCTCAGCAGCCAGGGGATCCCGGCCGTCGACCTGCAGGGCAACCTGTCGCAGGGCGCCCGTGAGCGGAACCTGGCGAAGTTCTCGTCGGGCGAGGCCCTCGTCCTCGTCGCCACCGACGTCGCCGCCCGTGGCGTGCACGTCGACAACGTCGAGCTCGTCGTGCACGTCGACCCGCCCACCGAGCACAAGGCGTACCTGCACCGCTCGGGCCGTACCGCCCGTGCCGGTTCGTCCGGTGACGTCGTCACGGTGACGATGCCCGCCGAGCGTCGCGACGTCGCGCAGATGATGCGCGCCGCCGCGATCAAGGTGACCCCGCAGCAGGTCACCGCGTCGTCGCTGGCCGTCACCACGCTCGTCGGCGAGGTCGCTCCGGTCCGCCACGTCGCTCCGGAGCAGCCGGCCCAGCAGCAGCGTCAGCCCCGCCAGCGGACGGACGAGTCCGACAACGCGGGCGGCGGTCGTCGTCGTGGTCGCGGCGGTCGTTCGGGAGGCGCGGCGCAGCCCGCGCGCACCGGCTCGGCCACCGGGTCCTCCGGTGCAGGGCGTCGCGGCGGCCGTGCCGCCGAGGCCGGCGTCGGCGCATCGGCCGGCTCGGCCGGTGGACGTTCCGGCGGTTCCGCCGGTGGGCGTTCGGCCGGTTCCGCCGGTGGCGGCCAGCGCCGCGCGGGCGGCAGCCGCCGCGCCTCGACCGACACCGTCCGCGGTGGCTCCGCTCCGGTCTGGTCCTCGGAGGGCGGCTACGCCGCCGGCCGTGGGGCCGAGTCCGAGTCGGGCGCCGGCCGTCGTGGTGGCTCGCGCCGTGCCTCCCGTCCGGCTGGTTCCGCGCGCTGA
- a CDS encoding CsbD family protein, translated as MAGIEDVKNAAAKAAGKAKEAVGNTTGNDRLKAEGKTDQVKADTKQAGTDAKDTVHGVADSLNHDKK; from the coding sequence ATGGCTGGGATCGAAGACGTCAAGAACGCCGCTGCGAAGGCAGCAGGCAAGGCCAAGGAAGCCGTCGGCAACACGACCGGCAACGACCGCCTCAAGGCTGAGGGCAAGACCGATCAGGTCAAGGCCGACACCAAGCAGGCAGGTACGGACGCGAAGGACACCGTTCACGGTGTCGCCGACAGCTTGAACCACGACAAAAAGTAA
- a CDS encoding NUDIX hydrolase family protein, with protein sequence MASLRTPDPDSGWLSDEELANVRRRLPICYVEAVPVRTDGLGVVTEVGVLLRVSPSGLIARTLVSGRVMFGESIRTALFRHLEKDLGPMAFPQLPSSPTPFTVAEYFPLPGASVYTDERQHAISLAYVVPVTGTCEPRQDALELTWMSPAEAASDAVADEMEGGRGALLRAGLASVGALM encoded by the coding sequence ATGGCCTCGCTTCGCACCCCCGACCCCGATTCCGGCTGGCTGTCCGACGAGGAACTCGCCAACGTCCGTCGTCGACTGCCGATCTGCTACGTCGAGGCGGTCCCCGTCCGGACCGACGGCCTCGGCGTCGTCACCGAGGTGGGCGTGCTGCTGCGCGTCTCCCCGAGCGGCTTGATCGCCCGCACCCTCGTCTCCGGGCGGGTGATGTTCGGCGAATCGATCCGCACGGCACTGTTCCGACACCTCGAGAAGGACCTCGGTCCGATGGCGTTCCCGCAGCTGCCGTCGAGCCCGACGCCGTTCACCGTGGCGGAGTACTTCCCGCTGCCCGGGGCCTCGGTCTACACCGACGAGCGGCAGCACGCGATCTCCCTCGCGTACGTCGTCCCCGTGACCGGCACCTGCGAACCCCGCCAGGATGCCCTCGAGCTCACGTGGATGAGCCCGGCGGAAGCCGCCTCGGACGCCGTCGCCGACGAGATGGAGGGCGGCCGCGGAGCGCTCCTGCGCGCCGGCCTCGCGTCGGTCGGCGCCCTCATGTAG
- a CDS encoding alpha/beta hydrolase-fold protein, which translates to MIDAEHVQWTRPSSERAGTPLLVTMHGVGSNEHDLLGLAPALPAAWTMASLRAPMPWGQGYSWYPLGTPGSPAIEPVDAAVADVLDWIDSVAADHPRVGLLGFSQGGSMALQLLRARPAGFAFAVSLSGFVVPGATDSRDEAVAAVRPRVFLGHGDLDPVIAAEATARTQAWAAANTDVTDRSYDGLRHAVSAAELADVAAFIGG; encoded by the coding sequence ATGATCGACGCGGAGCACGTGCAGTGGACCCGGCCCTCCTCCGAGCGGGCGGGCACACCGCTGCTCGTGACGATGCACGGGGTGGGGTCGAACGAGCACGACCTGCTCGGCCTGGCCCCCGCGCTGCCCGCGGCGTGGACGATGGCGTCGCTCCGGGCACCGATGCCGTGGGGGCAGGGGTACAGCTGGTACCCGCTCGGCACGCCGGGCTCCCCCGCGATCGAGCCGGTCGACGCAGCGGTCGCGGACGTGCTCGACTGGATCGACTCGGTCGCGGCGGACCACCCGCGGGTCGGGCTGCTCGGGTTCTCCCAGGGCGGCTCGATGGCCCTGCAGCTGCTGCGGGCACGGCCGGCGGGGTTCGCCTTCGCGGTGTCGCTGTCCGGCTTCGTGGTGCCGGGGGCCACGGACTCACGGGACGAGGCGGTCGCGGCCGTCCGTCCGCGGGTGTTCCTCGGGCACGGTGACCTCGACCCGGTGATCGCGGCCGAGGCCACCGCACGGACGCAGGCGTGGGCCGCCGCGAACACCGACGTGACCGACCGTTCGTACGACGGGCTGCGACACGCGGTGTCGGCAGCGGAGCTGGCGGACGTGGCCGCGTTCATCGGCGGCTGA
- a CDS encoding PadR family transcriptional regulator, with the protein MDDYDNSNHDHGRRDQRGFGPRGPRFGGARQHHGAGFPGRDRGDDHGRGFGGPGFGRGFGPGMGFGPGFGGPGFGRERRRRGDVRLAILGLLAEGPQNGYAVIKTIAERTGGAWKPSPGSVYPTLQQLVDEDLVVSTGDGRKTLFELTDAGKAEAEAKADEIAAAWESTPGLPDSQREFVEALRKTMGVLHMYRTSATEDQTKAATAKVDQLRKDLLQILAD; encoded by the coding sequence ATGGATGACTACGACAACAGCAACCACGACCACGGCCGACGCGACCAGCGCGGCTTCGGACCGCGCGGCCCCCGCTTCGGCGGCGCGCGGCAGCACCACGGCGCCGGCTTCCCCGGCCGCGACCGCGGTGACGACCACGGACGGGGCTTCGGCGGCCCCGGCTTCGGTCGGGGCTTCGGACCCGGCATGGGCTTCGGCCCCGGCTTCGGCGGACCCGGCTTCGGCCGTGAGCGTCGGCGTCGCGGCGACGTCCGCCTCGCCATCCTCGGCCTGCTGGCCGAGGGCCCCCAGAACGGCTACGCCGTGATCAAGACGATCGCCGAGCGCACCGGCGGCGCCTGGAAGCCGAGCCCCGGCTCGGTCTACCCGACGCTCCAGCAGCTCGTCGACGAAGACCTCGTCGTCTCCACGGGCGACGGTCGCAAGACGCTCTTCGAGCTCACCGACGCCGGCAAGGCCGAGGCCGAGGCGAAGGCGGACGAGATCGCCGCCGCGTGGGAGTCCACGCCGGGCCTCCCGGACTCGCAGCGCGAGTTCGTCGAAGCGCTCCGGAAGACCATGGGCGTCCTGCACATGTACCGGACGAGCGCGACCGAGGACCAGACCAAGGCCGCAACGGCCAAGGTCGACCAGCTCCGCAAGGACCTCCTGCAGATCCTCGCCGACTAG